A genome region from Brassica oleracea var. oleracea cultivar TO1000 chromosome C2, BOL, whole genome shotgun sequence includes the following:
- the LOC106319641 gene encoding putative F-box/FBD/LRR-repeat protein At5g22610: MEESKEKEKEACQELPSRRDMISNLPDSLISQMLSCLPTKEAVRTSVLSTRWKTLWLLVPSLRLASHDFPDYNSFISFVDKSLDLYREENSCLHNLELVIRKDYDDDQCCVTRWVDYVARHKVKHLDVECVLVKREFLEVVPLSLYLCESLLYLRLHRVLLVGSESVSLPRLKTMRLEQNVYPHEAFLQFFISSCPVLEDLSIVRKDGDNVKVLRVHSQTVTSLTIGFEPGDGHMLYHYFDREILGICIDSPRLKYLNINDDVSKCHILSSFISPSVKVNLGGVRYMSYYSGGVVFSNQQVASSFFSCISSVKDLVISETIMKLIIFCMKVEPLPQFQDLSCLEAKVCLVDVDMLPTLLESCMNLNSIILELTRPTVVTEQITAWDVPQCLLSSLEFVEIKCCCKAELVGMKLAKYFAENCVFLKKLVLRWRGYVLEEDNVLKDLLELSWRSSTCQIEVYGPLQMSIY; this comes from the exons ATGGAGGAAAGTAAAGAGAAAGAGAAAGAAGCATGCCAAGAATTGCCTTCAAGAAGGGATATGATAAGCAACTTACCAGACTCTTTGATATCTCAGATGCTCTCATGTCTTCCGACAAAAGAAGCTGTCAGAACTAGTGTTCTGTCCACTAGGTGGAAAACTCTCTGGCTTTTGGTTCCGAGTTTGCGTTTAGCCTCTCACGACTTTCCAGATTACAATTCCTTTATAAGTTTTGTAGACAAGTCTTTAGATCTGTATAGGGAAGAAAACTCATGCTTACACAACCTCGAGCTTGTTATACGAAAAGACTATGATGATGATCAGTGTTGTGTCACTCGCTGGGTAGATTATGTAGCTAGGCATAAAGTTAAGCATCTTGACGTTGAGTGTGTTCTTGTGAAGCGTGAGTTCTTAGAAGTGGTGCCCTTAAGCCTCTATCTCTGTGAGAGTCTCCTTTACTTAAGACTCCATCGAGTATTGTTAGTTGGTTCAGAGTCTGTCTCCTTACCTCGTCTCAAGACTATGCGTTTAGAACAAAACGTATATCCTCATGAGGCGTTTCTTCAGTTCTTTATATCTTCCTGCCCTGTTCTTGAAGATTTGAGCATCGTTAGAAAGGATGGTGATAATGTAAAAGTTCTACGAGTTCATTCTCAGACAGTGACCAGTCTTACTATAGGATTCGAACCTGGTGACGGCCACATGCTGTATCACTATTTTGATAGAGAGATCTTGGGGATTTGCATTGATTCACCTAGACTCAAGTATCTGAACATCAATGATGATGTATCCAAGTGTCATATTCTGAGCAGTTTCATCAGTCCATCAGTTAAGGTTAATCTTGGTGGCGTTCGTTATATGTCATACTATTCTGGTGGAGTTGTCTTCTCAAATCAACAAGTGGCTAGCAGTTTTTTCAGTTGTATCTCGAGTGTTAAGGATTTGGTCATCTCTGAGACTATTATGAAG TTAATCATTTTCTGCATGAAAGTTGAACCGTTGCCACAGTTTCAAGACCTGTCTTGTTTGGAAGCAAAAGTTTGTTTAGTAGATGTGGATATGCTGCCAACGCTTCTTGAGAGCTGCATGAATCTAAACTCCATCATCTTG GAGTTAACTCGTCCTACGGTCGTTACAGAACAAATAACAGCATGGGACGTGCCTCAGTGTTTGTTGTCATCGCTTGAGTTTGTAGAGATAAAATGTTGTTGCAAGGCAGAGCTTGTTGGAATGAAACTAGCAAAGTACTTCGCAGAAAACTGTGTGTTCCTCAAGAAACTTGTTTTGCGTTGGAGAGGTTATGTCCTAGAAGAAGATAATGTCTTAAAGGACCTCCTTGAGTTGTCGTGGCGATCTAGCACGTGCCAAATCGAAGTTTATGGACCACTACAAATGAGTATTTACTAG
- the LOC106319629 gene encoding probable 2-carboxy-D-arabinitol-1-phosphatase isoform X2 has product MVSLPHITAISPNRSLLRSFNRPVYTRRHDQRKERTTMSLSSSLTTAKRVVLVRHGQSTWNEEGRIQGSSDFSVLTNKGESQADISRQMLIEDSFDVCFTSPLKRSKKTAEIIWGSREAEMIFNYDLREIDLYSFQGLLKKEGKSKFGEAFRQWQEDPANFVIDGHYPVRELWSRARSCWNGVLAHESNSVLVVAHNAVNQALVSTAIGLGTEYFRRLLQSNCGVSVLDFTPRADGGSPHVCLNRLNQTPSSPLAGGSSGGKKASKQIILVCHGQSDNEASTNDQPMNMLGVIQSQKTAELLLDLRVTSIVCSSTTASIEAAGVISRVQEAAGCLGVDSVPRYVNTKQMNELDVEDVILKSNKDTQRGWLSQLDEETVSTLWNRSKKAWKSLLDKLSNEDTGDAMVVVGSSVAHISLIAQCLNLEKKCPGLFHLDAGSISVIDFPDGPIQRGVIRCTNYTAHLGRWSVPITRPV; this is encoded by the exons ATGGTATCTCTACCACATATTACGGCGATTTCACCCAACCGGTCTCTCCTCCGCTCATTTAACCGGCCGGTTTACACTCGCCGCCATGACCAACGCAAAGAGAGGACGACGATGTCTTTATCATCGTCCCTGACGACGGCGAAGCGAGTGGTTCTGGTGAGGCACGGGCAGAGCACGTGGAACGAAGAAGGTAGGATCCAAGGGAGCTCCGACTTCTCCGTCTTGACGAACAAAGGCGAGTCTCAAGCCGACATTTCTCGCCAGATGCTCATCGAAGACTCCTTCGATGTCTGCTTCACCAG TCCATTGAAGAGATCAAAGAAAACAGCTGAGATCATATGGGGAAGTCGTGAAGCTGAGATGATATTCAATTACGATCTCAGAGAAATCGATCTTTACTCTTTTCAA GGTCTACTTAAGAAAGAAGGTAAATCAAAGTTTGGTGAAGCCTTTAGGCAATGGCAAGAAGATCCTGCGAACTTCGTAATCGATGGACATTATCCTGTAAGAGAGTTGTGGTCACGTGCTCGAAGCTGCTGGAACGGTGTTCTTGCTCATGAGAGCAACTCTGTTCTTGTTGTTGCTCATAATGCTGTTAACCAGGCTCTTGTGTCTACAGCCATTG GTCTTGGAACAGAGTATTTTAGGAGGCTGTTGCAGAGCAATTGCGGTGTAAGTGTACTGGATTTTACACCAAGAGCTGACGGTGGATCTCCTCATGTGTGTCTTAATCGGCTAAATCAG ACACCTAGTTCGCCTTTAGCTGGTGGAAGTTCTGGTGGGAAGAAAGCTAGTAAGCAGATCATACTTGTCTGTCATGGTCAGAGTGATAATGAG GCTAGTACTAATGATCAGCCAATGAACATGCTTGGTGTGATACAG TCGCAGAAAACCGCAGAGCTTCTTCTTGATCTAAGGGTTACTTCAATAGTCTGTAGCTCCACAACAGCCTCCATTGAGGCTGCTGGAGTTATATCCCGG GTGCAAGAAGCTGCGGGTTGTTTAGGTGTAGATAGTGTACCTCGCTATGTAAACACGAAACAAATGAATGAGCTTGATGTTGAGGACGTAATTCTCAAATCCAATAAG GACACCCAACGTGGTTGGCTAAGTCAGTTGGACGAAGAAACGGTTTCAACTCTATGGAACAGATCCAAGAAAGCCTGGAAATCACTCTTAGACAAACTATCGAACGAGGACACAGGAGATGCGATGGTGGTGGTTGGTTCCTCAGTGGCTCACATATCACTCATAGCACAATGCCTTAACCTGGAGAAAAAATGTCCCGGGTTGTTCCACCTAGACGCAGGCAGCATTAGCGTCATAGATTTTCCGGATGGTCCTATCCAAAGAGGAGTGATCCGTTGCACAAACTACACTGCTCATCTTGGAAGATGGTCTGTCCCCATCACAAGACCTGTCTGA
- the LOC106319629 gene encoding probable 2-carboxy-D-arabinitol-1-phosphatase isoform X1, protein MVSLPHITAISPNRSLLRSFNRPVYTRRHDQRKERTTMSLSSSLTTAKRVVLVRHGQSTWNEEGRIQGSSDFSVLTNKGESQADISRQMLIEDSFDVCFTSPLKRSKKTAEIIWGSREAEMIFNYDLREIDLYSFQGLLKKEGKSKFGEAFRQWQEDPANFVIDGHYPVRELWSRARSCWNGVLAHESNSVLVVAHNAVNQALVSTAIGLGTEYFRRLLQSNCGVSVLDFTPRADGGSPHVCLNRLNQTPSSPLAGGSSGGKKASKQIILVCHGQSDNEQASTNDQPMNMLGVIQSQKTAELLLDLRVTSIVCSSTTASIEAAGVISRVQEAAGCLGVDSVPRYVNTKQMNELDVEDVILKSNKDTQRGWLSQLDEETVSTLWNRSKKAWKSLLDKLSNEDTGDAMVVVGSSVAHISLIAQCLNLEKKCPGLFHLDAGSISVIDFPDGPIQRGVIRCTNYTAHLGRWSVPITRPV, encoded by the exons ATGGTATCTCTACCACATATTACGGCGATTTCACCCAACCGGTCTCTCCTCCGCTCATTTAACCGGCCGGTTTACACTCGCCGCCATGACCAACGCAAAGAGAGGACGACGATGTCTTTATCATCGTCCCTGACGACGGCGAAGCGAGTGGTTCTGGTGAGGCACGGGCAGAGCACGTGGAACGAAGAAGGTAGGATCCAAGGGAGCTCCGACTTCTCCGTCTTGACGAACAAAGGCGAGTCTCAAGCCGACATTTCTCGCCAGATGCTCATCGAAGACTCCTTCGATGTCTGCTTCACCAG TCCATTGAAGAGATCAAAGAAAACAGCTGAGATCATATGGGGAAGTCGTGAAGCTGAGATGATATTCAATTACGATCTCAGAGAAATCGATCTTTACTCTTTTCAA GGTCTACTTAAGAAAGAAGGTAAATCAAAGTTTGGTGAAGCCTTTAGGCAATGGCAAGAAGATCCTGCGAACTTCGTAATCGATGGACATTATCCTGTAAGAGAGTTGTGGTCACGTGCTCGAAGCTGCTGGAACGGTGTTCTTGCTCATGAGAGCAACTCTGTTCTTGTTGTTGCTCATAATGCTGTTAACCAGGCTCTTGTGTCTACAGCCATTG GTCTTGGAACAGAGTATTTTAGGAGGCTGTTGCAGAGCAATTGCGGTGTAAGTGTACTGGATTTTACACCAAGAGCTGACGGTGGATCTCCTCATGTGTGTCTTAATCGGCTAAATCAG ACACCTAGTTCGCCTTTAGCTGGTGGAAGTTCTGGTGGGAAGAAAGCTAGTAAGCAGATCATACTTGTCTGTCATGGTCAGAGTGATAATGAG CAGGCTAGTACTAATGATCAGCCAATGAACATGCTTGGTGTGATACAG TCGCAGAAAACCGCAGAGCTTCTTCTTGATCTAAGGGTTACTTCAATAGTCTGTAGCTCCACAACAGCCTCCATTGAGGCTGCTGGAGTTATATCCCGG GTGCAAGAAGCTGCGGGTTGTTTAGGTGTAGATAGTGTACCTCGCTATGTAAACACGAAACAAATGAATGAGCTTGATGTTGAGGACGTAATTCTCAAATCCAATAAG GACACCCAACGTGGTTGGCTAAGTCAGTTGGACGAAGAAACGGTTTCAACTCTATGGAACAGATCCAAGAAAGCCTGGAAATCACTCTTAGACAAACTATCGAACGAGGACACAGGAGATGCGATGGTGGTGGTTGGTTCCTCAGTGGCTCACATATCACTCATAGCACAATGCCTTAACCTGGAGAAAAAATGTCCCGGGTTGTTCCACCTAGACGCAGGCAGCATTAGCGTCATAGATTTTCCGGATGGTCCTATCCAAAGAGGAGTGATCCGTTGCACAAACTACACTGCTCATCTTGGAAGATGGTCTGTCCCCATCACAAGACCTGTCTGA
- the LOC106325233 gene encoding mitogen-activated protein kinase 8-like, with product MLEEYKRGGDQLSFMYPSGVDRFKRQFAHLEENQGKPGAGAGGGRSTAMHRHHASLPRERVPAQSGETAEESSDVERRAAAAVASTLESEEPDNGGGYSARSLMKSSSISGSKCIGVQSKTDKEDTIAEEGDGESVAELTERVASLRDS from the exons ATGCTGGAGGAATACAAGCGCGGTGGTGATCAGCTTAGCTTCATGTACCCTAG TGGGGTTGATCGATTCAAGAGGCAGTTTGCTCACCTTGAAGAGAATCAAGGTAAACCAGGGGCAGGAGCAGGAGGAGGAAGAAGTACTGCAATGCATAGACACCATGCTTCCTTGCCAAG AGAGAGAGTTCCTGCTCAGAGTG GTGAGACTGCAGAAGAAAGCAGTGATGTTGAGAGAAGAGCAGCAGCTGCTGTGGCTTCAACTTTGGAATCTGAGGAACCAGACAATGGAGGAGGTTACAGTGCTCGTAGCCTCATGAAGAGTTCGAGCATCAGCGGTTCTAAATGCATTGGTGTCCAATCTAAAACCGACAAAGAG GACACCATAGCTGAGGAAGGAGATGGTGAATCAGTGGCGGAGCTTACTGAAAGAGTTGCTTCTCTTCGTGATTCTTAA
- the LOC106327879 gene encoding arogenate dehydratase 5, chloroplastic-like encodes MQAVSPTFSCDLKPMIQTNLTAKIARYSHVNRNRVSVRCSYKSESFSFPNGVGSSRADWQSSCAILASKVASAENSSSITGSLAGQVAAVNGHSNDSVNLSLVPSNTQNGKPGLIQPLTNTDLSPAPSHGSTLRVAYQGVPGAYSEAAAGKAYPKSEAIPCDQFDVAFQAVELWIADRAVLPVENSLGGSIHRNYDLLLRHRLHIVGEVQIPVHHCLLALPGVRPDCVRRVISHPQALAQTEGSLNKLTPKAAIEAFHDTAAAAEYIAANNLRDTAAVASARAAELYGLQILADGIQDDAGNVTRFLMLARDPIIPRTDRPFKTSIVFAAQEREGTSVLFKVLSAFAFRNISLTKIESRPHQNCPVRVVGDGGVGTAKQFEYTFYVDFEASMAEARAQNALSEVQEYTSFLRVLGSYPMDMSPWSTLPSEDA; translated from the coding sequence ATGCAAGCTGTTTCGCCTACCTTCTCGTGTGATCTCAAACCCATGATTCAAACGAATCTAACGGCTAAAATCGCGCGTTACTCTCACGTAAATAGAAACCGCGTGTCTGTTCGTTGCAGCTACAAGTCTGAGTCGTTTAGCTTCCCTAATGGTGTTGGCTCGAGCCGAGCTGATTGGCAGAGCTCATGCGCCATCTTAGCAAGCAAAGTGGCTTCCGCTGAAAACTCCAGCTCCATCACCGGTTCCTTAGCCGGTCAAGTAGCTGCCGTTAACGGCCACAGCAACGACTCCGTTAATCTCAGCCTCGTTCCGTCCAACACTCAGAACGGCAAGCCTGGATTGATTCAGCCGTTAACGAATACAGATCTCTCGCCGGCGCCGTCTCACGGATCCACCCTCCGTGTAGCGTATCAAGGAGTTCCCGGCGCGTATTCCGAAGCCGCCGCCGGAAAAGCTTACCCTAAGTCTGAAGCCATTCCGTGTGACCAATTCGACGTCGCGTTTCAGGCGGTGGAGCTCTGGATCGCGGATCGCGCCGTCCTCCCCGTTGAGAACTCTCTCGGCGGTTCGATTCACAGAAACTACGATCTCCTCCTCCGCCACCGTCTCCACATCGTCGGAGAGGTTCAGATCCCTGTCCACCACTGCCTCCTCGCTCTCCCCGGAGTCCGTCCGGATTGCGTCAGGCGCGTGATCTCGCATCCCCAGGCTCTGGCTCAGACCGAGGGATCGCTCAACAAACTCACTCCGAAAGCCGCGATCGAGGCGTTTCACGACACAGCCGCGGCGGCGGAGTACATCGCGGCGAACAACCTCCGCGACACGGCGGCTGTGGCGAGCGCGAGAGCGGCCGAGCTCTACGGGCTCCAGATCCTCGCCGACGGGATCCAGGACGACGCGGGGAACGTCACGCGGTTCCTGATGCTGGCGCGTGACCCGATCATCCCTCGCACGGATCGCCCTTTCAAAACGAGCATCGTCTTCGCCGCTCAGGAGCGCGAAGGAACCAGCGTCCTCTTCAAAGTGCTCTCCGCGTTCGCGTTCCGGAACATCAGCCTGACGAAGATCGAGTCGCGGCCGCACCAGAACTGCCCTGTGAGAGTCGTCGGGGACGGAGGCGTCGGAACAGCGAAGCAGTTCGAGTACACTTTCTACGTTGATTTCGAAGCGTCGATGGCGGAGGCGCGTGCGCAGAACGCGCTATCGGAGGTGCAGGAGTACACGTCATTCCTCAGGGTGCTGGGAAGTTACCCAATGGATATGTCGCCATGGTCAACGTTACCTAGCGAAGACGCCTGA
- the LOC106326037 gene encoding histone deacetylase HDT2-like, with product MEFWGAKVEAGKPLKVKPDEDYLIHLSRACIFNGKEGETALLDVTVDGKKFVIGYLSQEKIPQINLDLFFEKEFELSHSLERGSVDFTGYKTPDLDEDDDSSSSEDYYTSSDSEEEEEVMVHSTITANGSAGAAASSVAKPAEGASVCTLWMDVDEDDSADE from the exons ATGGAATTCTGGG GAGCTAAAGTTGAGGCAGGGAAGCCACTTAAAGTGAAACCTGATGAAGACTATCTCATCCACCTTTCACGG GCATGTATTTTTAATGGGAAGGAGGGTGAAACTGCTCTCTTGGACGTGACTGTTGATGGGAAGAAGTTTGTGATTGGATATCTTTCTCAGGAGAAGATTCCTCAGATCAACTTGGATCTGTTTTTTGAGAAGGAGTTTGAACTCTCCCACTCATTGGAGAGGGGGAGTGTCGACTTCACTGGCTACAAAACACCCGACCTCGACGAAGATGATGATTCCTCTTCTTCTGAGGATTACTACACTTCTTCTGACTCAGAAGAAGAGGAGGAAGTGATGGTCCATTCAACTATCACTGCCAATGGAAGTGCTGGAGCTGCTGCTTCAAGTGTTGCCAAGCCTGCTGAAGGAGCGAGTGTTTGCACCTTGTGGATGGATGTGGACGAGGATGATTCAGCTGATGAGTGA
- the LOC106323302 gene encoding uncharacterized protein LOC106323302, producing the protein MGDRDRLLSPVRGIQGSEVVGTKEGDQCLVIRNSVTTDLNGFGAGSRSPMGDRDRLLSPMKGIQGSEVVVTKEGDQGLGIRNSVTVESTGSGSEMQKQNLSAPSTVSLEGGNQSIPINSDLKTGEWINVVKGKNILKKYEMEIQMEDGVGSVSVPDEVFMDAAPLWEDFLIGRFLDKAPHIGKVHAIVNKIWAQSDKSQMIDVYVINSTTMKFKVSNPVTRNRIVRRAMWNIAEVPVIMAKWSPLTEDIEQETHSIPLWVHLKNVPMDMFSWKASFSVQVNGELAGYFNSARGLRQGCALSPSLFVICMNVLSKLLDKAAADRLVGYHSRCKNALLTHLCFADDIMVFTDGQKRSVEGVLKVFEKFEKLSGLKISLEKSTLYMAGISANNQNAILENFPFEAGQLPVRYLGLPLLTKKMTVADYLPLMEKVRTKMCNWNGRFLSYAGRLQLIKSVIMSLTNFWLSAFRIPRQCLSGIEKLCAGFLWSGPGLNMKKSKVGWAEVCKKKEEGGLGLRVLTEVNEVSCLKLVWRLLSGQNSLWVKWVQQYLIRRGSFWSIKETTTVGSWMWKKILKTRDSARRFHRMEIKNGEATSFWYDHWCNMGRLKDLLGARGFMDLGIPENSTVAEAIQKHRRRRHRVVILNRVEEEIEKIKSANNGAKDIAVWKRSGDKKSSVLFLYLLEPNMENAHVRFASFGIY; encoded by the exons ATGGGGGATCGAGATCGTCTACTGTCTCCGGTGAGGGGGATTCAAGGTTCGGAGGTTGTGGGTACGAAAGAGGGAGATCAATGTTTGGTGATTAGAAACTCGGTTACGACGGATCTCAACGGTTTCGGAGCAGGATCTAGATCTCCGATGGGGGATCGAGATCGTCTACTGTCTCCGATGAAGGGGATTCAAGGCTCGGAGGTTGTGGTTACGAAAGAGGGTGATCAAGGTTTGGGGATTAGAAACTCGGTGACGGTGGAATCTACGGGATCGGGATCGGAGATGCAGAAACAAAATCTATCAGCGCCTTCGACAGTGTCGTTGGAAGGAGGTAATCAGTCTATTCCGATTAATTCGGATCTGAAAACGGGGGAGTGGATTAACGTGGTTAAGGGAAAAAATATCTTGAAGAAATATGAAATGGAAATTCAAATGGAAGATGGTGTGGGATCTGTGAGTGTTCCAGATGAAGTTTTCATGGATGCTGCTCCTTTGTGGGAAGATTTTCTCATTGGAAGATTTTTGGATAAAGCTCCGCATATAGGCAAGGTTCATGCGATTGTCAATAAGATTTGGGCGCAAAGTGACAAGTCGCAGATGATTGATGTTTACGTGATTAACTCCACAACAATGAAGTTCAAAGTGAGTAATCCAGTCACGAGGAACAGGATTGTACGAAGAGCAATGTGGAACATTGCGGAAGTTCCAGTTATCATGGCGAAATGGTCTCCATTAACAGAGGATATTGAGCAGGAAACGCATTCCATACCTCTCTGGGTCCACTTGAAGAATGTACCAATGGATATGTTCTCCTGGAAGG CTTCATTCTCTGTTCAAGTTAACGGAGAACTAGCTGGTTATTTCAATAGCGCCAGAGGCTTGCGACAGGGTTGTGCTCTATCTCCATCACTATTTGTTATCTGCATGAATGTTCTCTCCAAGTTGTTAGATAAAGCGGCTGCTGACAGACTAGTGGGATATCACTCGAGATGTAAAAATGCTCTTCTGACTCATTTATGCTTCGCAGATGATATAATGGTTTTCACGGATGGGCAGAAGAGATCTGTTGAAGGGGTTCTCAAGGTATTTGAGAAGTTTGAGAAGCTCTCTGGATTAAAAATCAGCTTGGAAAAATCGACATTATATATGGCTGGGATTTCCGCAAATAATCAGAATGCTATACTTGAGAACTTTCCATTTGAAGCGGGTCAGCTTCCAGTTCGTTACCTTGGTTTACCTTTGCTCACTAAGAAAATGACAGTAGCAGATTACTTGCCGCTGATGGAGAAGGTTAGGACAAAAATGTGCAATTGGAATGGGAGGTTTTTATCGTATGCAGGGAGACTGCAGTTAATTAAATCTGTCATCATGAGTTTGACAAACTTCTGGCTCTCAGCTTTTAGGATTCCTCGACAATGTCTAAGTGGGATAGAGAAACTTTGTGCTGGGTTCTTGTGGTCGGGGCCTGGGTTAAATATGAAGAAATCAAAAGTGGGATGGGCAGAAGTTTGTAAAAAGAAAGAAGAAGGTGGGCTGGGGCTGAGAGTCTTAACAGAGGTGAATGAGGTTTCTTGCCTCAAACTAGTTTGGAGACTTCTTTCTGGTCAGAATTCATTATGGGTGAAATGGGTTCAGCAGTATCTGATCCGGAGAGGATCTTTCTGGTCTATTAAGGAAACCACCACAGTTGGCTCTTGGATGTGGAAGAAAATCCTTAAGACTAGAGATTCTGCCAGAAGGTTTCATCGAATGGAAATAAAAAATGGTGAGGCTACTTCTTTCTGGTATGATCATTGGTGCAATATGGGGCGTCTGAAGGATCTGCTGGGAGCAAGAGGGTTTATGGATTTGGGCATTCCTGAAAATTCAACAGTGGCTGAAGCTATACAGAAACACAGAAGAAGAAGACATCGTGTAGTGATTCTGAATAGAGTTGAGGAAGAGATAGAAAAGATAAAATCTGCAAATAATGGTGCAAAGGACATTGCGGTCTGGAAAA GAAGTGGAGACAAGAAATCATCTGTTCTTTTCTTGTACTTACTCGAGCCAAATATGGAGAATGCTCATGTGAGGTTTGCTTCGTTCGGGATATACTGA